The Algoriphagus sanaruensis genome window below encodes:
- a CDS encoding DUF7507 domain-containing protein — protein sequence MIKQVLKIMMRKEKLQDFKIFGVALFLVAFFIHSNLIALDLNYLGKTPKSDGVNLNLESLSSEKHINVFDREVRLPRKEIKSNNLSKNDFIRISNKLTKSGFISNGGTGYAYKPVNGKLTLVEDFASFVDINKAALDFSVGTGDSRISGSANTPGETWLYQNVITVGSQVVDAIVKFDSITSGDSMSAFDSTSNPYSASATSVGTSANFLQPNFNFSNAGSANFTISFIEGGSYNGTTNPTGTPIILRNVVVNSYDLDESQNGGVQSTAFNDVGGVELSTSTNLSTSVSGSITTISATGTPGNITQLPGTVTGDNYRVRLTFDEISVLTVTLGSGTGGGGLAYFALDFSQGPTFNNVATYDLELVGDGIIETSETGTTDTFSIKLSAQPTSNVTVNFSGLDNTEHSISPTSLTFTSSNWNTEQIVTVTGVDDTDLDGDINYTLTATSTSTDTRFQGRQVLIDMTNLDDETNEPSNPSLSIVKDADKASVSAAGEVITYTITVDNTGNVDLTGVVVSDVFAGGATLTSGDVNSNNILETTETWVYTASYTVTQSDINAGTALVNTASVVTTELTTPETDTATTTISQSESLTIVKDADKASVSAAGEVITYTITVDNTGNVDLTGVVVSDVFAGGATLTSGDVNSNNILETTETWVYTASYTVTQSDINAGTALVNTASVVTTELTTPETDTATTTISQSESLTIVKDADKASVSAAGEVITYTITVDNTGNVDLTGVVVSDVFAGGATLTSGDVNSNNILETTETWVYTASYTVTQSDINAGTALVNTASVVTTELTTPETDTATTTISQSESLTIVKDADKASVSAAGEVITYTITVDNTGNVDLTGVVVSDVFAGGATLTSGDVNSNNILETTETWVYTASYTVTQSDINAGTALVNTASVVTTELTTPETDTATTTISQSESLTIVKDADKASVSAAGEVITYTITVDNTGNVDLTGVVVSDVFAGGATLTSGDVNSNNILETTETWVYTASYTVTQSDINAGTALVNTASVVTTELTTPETDTATTTISQSESLTIVKDADKASVSAAGEVITYTITVDNTGNVDLTGVVVSDVFAGGATLTSGDVNSNNILETTETWVYTASYTVTQSDINAGTALVNTASVVTTELTTPETDTATTTISQNPSLSIIKTGVFNDENDNGRADVGETISYTFVVTNTGNIALTNVTVTDAMVTVSGEPIDLAVGENSGTNFTATYTIDQDDINAGEVVNTASVTSDEVTEPVEDEETTNLPQEASLTLAKTGVFNDENDNGRADVGETISYTFVVTNTGNIALTNVTVTDEMVTVSGEPIDLAVGEDSGTNFTATYTIDQDDINAGEVVNTASASSDEVTTPEEDEETTNLPQEASLTLAKTGVFNDENDNGRADVGETISYTFVVTNTGNIALTNVTVTDEMVTVSGEPIDLAVGEDSGTNFTATYTIDQDDINAGEVVNTASASSDEVTTPEEDEETTNLPQEASLTLAKTGVFNDENDNGRADVGETISYTFVVTNTGNVPLTNVTVTDAMVTVNGEPIDLGVGENSGTNFTATYTIDQDDINAGEVVNTASVTSDEVTEPVEDQETTNLPQEASWAFSKSTDNTGYSSPGDILRYTLTLVNTGNLPISEIEVSDPKATSGPDYVRGDLNNNNTLDVGEAWIYVATVAITQENIDAGKFVNIASAKGKSSDGRNLEITDQQTVNAVPSPELTVIKSAVENDFDAAGDVINYTIAVQNTGNITISNVVVTDPKASSGPVYESGDSNSNSKLDVGETWIYLASSIVNQADLDAGSFTNEATVTGTPAVGTLNPAKGSKTINAVQRPSWTLSKTASEKYYNEVGDVLNYSIVVANTGNVTITNVSVSDPQATSGPSYESGDSNVNGKLDVNETWTYVASYVVQADDLETGSFTNKATAIGTPSGGDLDPAEDQYTVDALIAVPDLEYTPYETPVSGNVSINDTYPEGSSFSQTSEPAHGEVEFNSDGTFTYTPEEGFTGVDTFTYQVCLPSQNGSACELTSVTILVGPLAIDDSYLMLENRILEASVIGNDTYPSSSDLGIKSRVLVNITNSNGSEFSQTSDVSFGTLSFNIDGSFTYVPDENFTGKDSFTYKVCFTFGDITLCDEARVEIEVLSFSTEPDVNATLINVPLKGNVSTNDQVTGGTTYGDPGEATSQPAGSNPELTLNSDGTYDFITDVPGVYVYLVPVCSPLEGEECRIEPLTITVLDINEPVNAPIAHTDIAETRQGVPVTLKTLSNDRPGGKTVELDPSSVTIVAQPKHGTVSVDTETGDITYTPDADFLGVDTYTYQVCDTSDPAKCVIADQKVTVLSEKAPNSTLASDDFAITSNKEKITGNVLNNDTDSEGNTQKVTPNKVSLPEGEFEIDEDGNYTFTPTPGFIGPVEIVYQVCDNGNPQACARATIYFLIVKNSIEAINDNFQDNVINGLKGGVAGNVLTNDLLNERPVLANEVKISILGDGGLTGVEIDDQGNLIVPAGTPVGTYIVHYNICEVVDPTNCSDAFVIVEVFHGVDLAIDKRVDETSIWEGDEFSYILTVANVGDTDATEIVVIDDLPSGLEYKSSSLISGGSLQLNTTVSGQKVTMKLAGLATGEVVEIRLAVKARPLSGSNAETIINTASVSSKETELNPSDNSSSVSVQIQPFFIPNVITPNGDRKNDAFVIRGLGKFASNEIVIFNRWGDHVYQKKGYQNDWTAEGMVAGTYFYILSVVDINGKPTVFKGWIQIIREN from the coding sequence ATGATTAAACAAGTACTCAAAATCATGATGCGAAAGGAGAAATTACAAGACTTCAAAATCTTTGGGGTTGCGTTATTTCTAGTTGCATTCTTTATCCATAGCAATTTGATTGCCTTGGATTTAAATTATTTGGGGAAGACACCAAAAAGTGATGGGGTTAATTTAAACCTCGAATCTCTATCTTCTGAAAAGCATATTAATGTGTTTGATAGAGAAGTTCGACTTCCTAGAAAAGAAATAAAATCCAACAATTTGTCAAAGAATGATTTCATCAGGATTTCAAATAAGTTGACTAAATCAGGATTTATTTCTAATGGGGGAACTGGTTACGCATATAAGCCAGTGAACGGAAAACTAACTTTGGTTGAAGATTTTGCGAGCTTCGTCGATATTAATAAAGCAGCCTTAGATTTTAGCGTTGGTACAGGTGACAGTAGGATTTCTGGGTCTGCAAATACCCCTGGAGAAACGTGGTTGTATCAAAATGTGATTACTGTGGGTAGTCAAGTTGTGGATGCGATTGTGAAATTTGATTCAATTACTTCAGGGGATTCTATGTCAGCTTTTGATAGTACCTCTAATCCTTATAGTGCATCTGCCACTTCGGTGGGGACTTCAGCAAATTTTTTACAGCCTAATTTTAATTTTTCAAATGCAGGTTCAGCCAACTTCACCATTTCTTTCATTGAAGGTGGGTCTTATAATGGAACTACTAATCCTACAGGAACGCCAATCATTTTACGAAATGTGGTGGTTAACTCCTATGATTTGGATGAATCTCAAAATGGTGGAGTTCAATCAACGGCGTTCAATGATGTTGGGGGAGTTGAACTAAGTACCTCAACGAATCTTTCCACTTCAGTTAGTGGCTCAATAACCACCATTTCTGCAACTGGAACTCCTGGTAACATTACTCAACTGCCTGGTACGGTTACTGGAGATAATTACCGAGTTAGGTTAACTTTTGATGAGATTTCCGTTTTAACTGTTACTCTAGGATCTGGAACAGGAGGTGGAGGTCTTGCATATTTTGCTTTAGATTTTTCACAAGGTCCAACATTTAATAATGTTGCTACTTATGATTTGGAATTAGTAGGGGATGGAATTATTGAAACTAGTGAAACTGGAACAACAGATACCTTTAGTATTAAATTAAGTGCACAGCCTACTTCTAATGTTACAGTTAATTTTTCAGGTTTAGATAACACAGAACATAGTATTTCTCCGACTTCGTTGACTTTTACAAGCAGCAATTGGAATACTGAACAAATTGTTACCGTAACTGGTGTGGATGACACGGATTTGGATGGAGACATAAACTATACATTGACAGCAACGTCAACTTCCACAGATACACGGTTTCAGGGAAGACAGGTTTTGATTGACATGACCAACTTGGATGATGAAACAAATGAACCTTCAAATCCAAGCCTTTCGATTGTGAAGGATGCAGATAAGGCATCAGTCAGTGCAGCAGGCGAAGTGATCACCTATACGATTACGGTTGACAATACGGGTAACGTGGACTTGACCGGAGTTGTGGTTAGTGACGTGTTTGCAGGCGGAGCGACGCTAACAAGTGGAGACGTTAACAGCAACAATATTCTTGAGACGACCGAGACGTGGGTTTACACGGCAAGCTATACGGTGACTCAGTCAGACATTAATGCAGGTACTGCGTTGGTGAATACAGCAAGTGTTGTAACTACTGAGCTAACGACTCCTGAGACTGATACCGCAACAACGACGATCAGCCAGAGTGAATCTTTGACGATTGTGAAGGATGCAGATAAGGCATCAGTCAGTGCAGCAGGCGAAGTGATCACCTATACGATTACGGTTGACAATACGGGTAACGTAGACTTGACCGGAGTTGTGGTTAGTGACGTGTTTGCAGGCGGAGCGACGCTAACAAGTGGAGACGTTAACAGCAACAATATTCTTGAGACGACCGAGACGTGGGTTTACACGGCAAGCTATACGGTGACTCAGTCAGACATTAATGCAGGTACTGCGTTGGTGAATACAGCAAGTGTTGTAACTACTGAGCTAACGACTCCTGAGACTGATACCGCAACAACGACGATCAGCCAGAGTGAATCTTTGACGATTGTGAAGGATGCAGATAAGGCATCAGTCAGTGCAGCAGGCGAAGTGATCACCTATACGATTACGGTTGACAATACGGGTAACGTGGACTTGACCGGAGTTGTGGTTAGTGACGTGTTTGCAGGCGGAGCGACGCTAACAAGTGGAGACGTTAACAGCAACAATATTCTTGAGACGACCGAGACGTGGGTTTACACGGCAAGCTATACGGTAACCCAGTCGGACATTAATGCAGGTACTGCGTTGGTGAATACAGCAAGTGTTGTAACTACTGAGCTAACGACTCCTGAGACTGATACCGCAACAACGACGATCAGCCAGAGTGAATCTTTGACGATTGTGAAGGATGCAGATAAGGCATCAGTCAGTGCAGCAGGCGAAGTGATCACCTATACGATTACGGTTGACAATACGGGTAACGTGGACTTGACCGGAGTTGTGGTTAGTGACGTATTTGCAGGCGGAGCGACGCTAACAAGTGGAGACGTTAACAGCAACAATATTCTTGAGACGACCGAGACGTGGGTTTACACGGCAAGCTATACGGTGACTCAGTCAGACATTAATGCAGGTACTGCGTTGGTGAATACAGCAAGTGTTGTAACTACTGAGCTAACGACTCCTGAGACTGATACCGCAACAACGACGATCAGCCAGAGTGAATCTTTGACGATTGTGAAGGATGCAGATAAGGCATCAGTCAGTGCAGCAGGCGAAGTGATCACCTATACGATTACGGTTGACAATACGGGTAACGTGGACTTGACCGGAGTTGTGGTTAGTGACGTGTTTGCAGGCGGAGCGACGCTAACAAGTGGAGACGTTAACAGCAACAATATTCTTGAGACGACCGAGACGTGGGTTTACACGGCAAGCTATACGGTAACCCAGTCGGACATTAATGCAGGTACTGCGTTGGTGAATACAGCAAGTGTTGTAACTACTGAGCTAACGACTCCTGAGACTGATACCGCAACAACGACGATCAGCCAGAGTGAATCTTTGACGATTGTGAAGGATGCAGATAAGGCATCAGTCAGTGCAGCAGGCGAAGTGATCACCTATACGATTACGGTTGACAATACGGGTAACGTGGACTTGACCGGAGTTGTGGTTAGTGACGTATTTGCAGGCGGAGCGACGCTAACAAGTGGAGACGTTAACAGCAACAATATTCTTGAGACGACCGAGACGTGGGTTTACACGGCAAGCTATACGGTGACCCAGTCGGACATTAATGCGGGTACTGCGTTGGTGAATACAGCAAGTGTTGTAACTACTGAGCTAACGACTCCTGAGACTGATACCGCAACAACGACGATCAGCCAGAACCCTAGTCTTAGTATTATTAAAACTGGTGTCTTCAATGATGAGAATGACAACGGTCGAGCTGATGTAGGAGAGACGATTTCCTACACGTTCGTGGTAACCAATACCGGAAACATTGCTTTGACCAATGTCACTGTGACTGATGCAATGGTTACTGTAAGCGGTGAACCAATTGATTTGGCAGTGGGAGAAAACAGTGGAACAAACTTCACTGCCACTTACACGATCGATCAGGATGATATCAATGCAGGTGAAGTGGTTAATACAGCGTCTGTTACATCAGATGAGGTTACTGAACCGGTTGAAGATGAAGAAACTACAAATCTTCCTCAAGAAGCCTCATTGACTTTGGCAAAAACTGGTGTTTTCAACGACGAAAATGACAACGGTCGAGCGGATGTAGGAGAGACGATTTCTTATACGTTCGTGGTAACCAATACCGGAAACATTGCTTTGACCAATGTCACTGTGACTGATGAAATGGTTACTGTAAGCGGTGAACCAATTGATTTGGCAGTGGGAGAAGACAGTGGAACAAACTTCACTGCCACTTACACGATCGATCAGGATGATATCAATGCAGGTGAAGTGGTTAATACAGCGTCTGCTTCTTCAGATGAAGTGACTACACCAGAAGAAGATGAAGAAACTACAAATCTTCCTCAAGAAGCCTCATTGACATTGGCAAAAACTGGTGTTTTCAATGACGAAAATGACAACGGTCGAGCTGATGTAGGAGAGACGATTTCTTATACGTTCGTGGTAACCAATACCGGAAACATTGCTTTGACCAATGTCACTGTGACTGATGAAATGGTTACTGTAAGCGGTGAACCAATTGATTTGGCAGTGGGAGAAGACAGTGGAACAAACTTCACTGCCACTTACACGATCGATCAGGATGATATCAATGCAGGTGAAGTGGTTAATACAGCGTCTGCTTCTTCAGATGAAGTGACTACACCAGAAGAAGATGAAGAAACTACAAATCTTCCTCAAGAAGCCTCCTTGACTTTGGCAAAAACTGGTGTTTTCAACGACGAAAATGACAACGGTCGAGCTGATGTAGGAGAGACGATTTCTTATACGTTCGTGGTAACCAATACTGGTAATGTTCCATTGACCAATGTAACGGTGACCGATGCGATGGTGACTGTTAACGGTGAACCGATTGATTTGGGAGTGGGCGAGAACAGTGGAACAAACTTCACGGCAACTTACACGATCGATCAAGATGACATCAATGCAGGAGAGGTAGTCAATACAGCGTCTGTTACCTCAGATGAAGTGACTGAACCAGTAGAAGATCAAGAAACTACAAATCTTCCTCAAGAAGCATCTTGGGCATTTAGTAAATCAACCGATAATACAGGGTATTCATCTCCGGGAGATATTTTAAGATATACCCTAACCTTGGTTAATACAGGTAATTTGCCTATTTCTGAAATTGAGGTTAGTGATCCAAAAGCGACTTCGGGACCAGATTATGTCCGAGGTGATCTAAATAATAATAATACCCTCGATGTTGGAGAAGCGTGGATTTATGTTGCAACGGTTGCGATAACTCAAGAAAATATTGATGCCGGTAAATTTGTCAATATTGCATCTGCCAAAGGCAAATCTTCTGATGGAAGAAATCTTGAAATAACAGATCAACAAACAGTAAACGCGGTTCCTTCCCCAGAATTAACTGTAATTAAATCTGCGGTTGAGAATGATTTTGATGCAGCTGGGGATGTAATAAATTATACCATAGCTGTTCAAAACACCGGCAATATCACCATTTCAAATGTTGTAGTTACTGATCCTAAGGCTTCATCAGGTCCTGTTTATGAAAGTGGGGATTCAAATTCTAACAGTAAGTTAGATGTAGGTGAAACTTGGATTTATCTCGCTTCATCAATTGTAAATCAGGCAGATTTAGATGCTGGAAGCTTTACTAATGAAGCTACTGTCACAGGAACTCCAGCTGTAGGAACCTTAAATCCTGCAAAAGGATCAAAAACAATTAATGCTGTTCAGCGTCCTTCTTGGACACTTTCTAAAACTGCTTCTGAGAAGTATTACAATGAAGTTGGTGATGTTCTAAATTATTCCATTGTAGTAGCAAACACAGGAAACGTCACGATTACTAACGTGTCCGTTTCTGATCCGCAAGCCACTTCTGGACCTAGCTATGAATCAGGAGATTCTAATGTGAATGGAAAGCTGGATGTCAATGAAACCTGGACTTATGTAGCTAGCTACGTAGTTCAAGCAGATGATTTAGAAACGGGTTCATTTACCAATAAGGCAACAGCAATAGGAACTCCATCTGGAGGAGATTTAGATCCTGCCGAAGATCAGTATACGGTAGATGCTTTAATAGCAGTTCCTGATTTGGAATATACTCCATATGAAACTCCAGTTTCAGGCAATGTGAGTATAAATGATACCTATCCTGAAGGAAGTAGCTTTAGCCAAACTTCTGAGCCAGCTCATGGTGAGGTGGAATTCAATTCTGATGGAACCTTTACCTATACGCCAGAAGAAGGATTTACAGGTGTGGATACCTTTACCTACCAGGTTTGTCTTCCATCACAAAACGGTTCCGCATGTGAATTGACTTCAGTTACGATTTTAGTTGGTCCTCTTGCAATTGATGATAGCTATTTGATGCTAGAGAATAGAATTCTGGAAGCGTCTGTAATTGGGAATGACACTTATCCTAGTAGCAGTGATTTAGGTATAAAATCTAGGGTCCTGGTTAATATTACTAATTCCAATGGCAGTGAGTTTTCTCAGACTTCAGATGTAAGCTTTGGCACCCTGAGCTTCAATATTGATGGATCATTCACCTATGTTCCTGATGAAAATTTCACTGGAAAGGACAGCTTTACTTATAAAGTGTGCTTCACCTTTGGTGATATCACGTTGTGTGATGAAGCACGGGTAGAAATCGAAGTGTTGTCATTTAGTACTGAGCCAGATGTAAATGCAACTCTCATAAATGTTCCTTTGAAAGGTAATGTTTCAACAAATGATCAAGTAACCGGAGGAACGACTTATGGCGATCCTGGAGAGGCTACTTCTCAGCCGGCTGGAAGTAATCCAGAGTTGACCTTGAATTCAGACGGTACTTATGATTTCATTACAGATGTTCCCGGAGTATATGTGTACTTGGTACCGGTATGTTCTCCGCTAGAAGGAGAAGAATGCAGAATCGAACCATTGACTATTACAGTATTGGATATCAATGAGCCGGTAAATGCACCAATCGCACACACAGATATCGCAGAGACCAGACAGGGAGTTCCAGTGACTTTGAAGACATTGAGCAATGACCGTCCAGGAGGCAAAACCGTTGAGCTGGATCCGTCTTCAGTGACGATTGTTGCCCAGCCAAAGCATGGAACAGTGAGTGTGGATACTGAAACAGGCGATATCACCTATACGCCGGATGCAGACTTCTTGGGAGTAGATACTTACACTTATCAGGTTTGTGATACAAGCGATCCGGCCAAATGCGTAATAGCAGATCAGAAGGTTACTGTACTAAGTGAAAAAGCTCCTAATTCGACATTAGCCTCAGATGATTTTGCAATCACAAGCAATAAGGAGAAGATTACGGGTAACGTATTGAATAACGATACGGACTCGGAAGGAAACACCCAAAAAGTAACTCCAAACAAAGTGTCCTTGCCGGAGGGTGAATTTGAGATTGATGAGGATGGTAATTATACCTTCACTCCAACGCCAGGATTTATCGGCCCGGTTGAGATAGTTTACCAAGTATGTGATAATGGAAATCCACAAGCTTGTGCCCGAGCCACGATCTACTTCTTGATAGTTAAGAATTCTATTGAGGCGATCAATGATAACTTCCAAGACAACGTGATCAATGGTCTCAAAGGTGGAGTAGCCGGAAATGTATTGACCAACGATTTGTTGAACGAAAGACCGGTACTTGCTAACGAGGTTAAGATTTCGATTTTGGGTGATGGAGGATTGACTGGAGTTGAAATCGATGATCAAGGAAATCTAATAGTACCAGCAGGTACACCAGTAGGAACTTATATCGTCCACTACAACATCTGCGAGGTAGTCGATCCAACCAACTGTTCGGATGCCTTCGTGATTGTGGAAGTATTCCATGGTGTCGATTTGGCGATCGATAAGCGTGTTGATGAAACTTCAATTTGGGAAGGAGATGAATTCTCTTACATCCTGACTGTAGCTAATGTGGGAGATACAGACGCCACAGAAATCGTGGTGATTGATGATCTTCCATCAGGATTGGAATACAAGTCTTCTTCCTTGATTTCAGGTGGATCTTTACAATTAAACACAACAGTTTCTGGTCAGAAAGTCACCATGAAGCTTGCTGGTTTAGCCACTGGAGAAGTTGTTGAAATCCGATTAGCAGTTAAAGCTCGTCCATTGAGTGGATCCAATGCTGAGACTATCATCAACACAGCTTCGGTAAGTTCTAAGGAAACTGAATTGAATCCTTCAGATAACAGCTCTTCTGTCTCGGTTCAAATTCAACCATTCTTCATTCCAAATGTGATCACACCAAATGGTGATCGTAAGAATGACGCGTTTGTAATCCGTGGTCTAGGCAAGTTTGCTTCCAATGAAATTGTGATTTTCAATCGTTGGGGAGACCATGTGTATCAGAAGAAGGGATACCAAAACGATTGGACAGCGGAAGGAATGGTAGCTGGTACTTATTTCTATATCCTATCTGTAGTTGATATCAACGGTAAGCCGACGGTATTTAAAGGATGGATTCAAATTATCAGAGAAAATTGA
- a CDS encoding type IX secretion system membrane protein PorP/SprF, with the protein MRYIKFNPIAVLLLILATTGWVKGQQNPQYSQYIFNGLHINPGYAGYKNEGYIQSTYRSQWVNFPGAPKTLSVTADFSANEGTMGFGVSLVDDRIGPTVNSGGLLTYAYRLRTGSKSFLSLGVSGGYSKYGIDPSLLSANDDNDPLLPEGKVSVSIPNLNSGLFFHSDYFYAGFSVYNMIGKSAAQQEDFSLAYHDFHYFLTLGGLIDLGTALKVKPSVLVKQVKGSPTNFDFNTMFLLGEKVWIGGSYRSNTRVFENSLQKDLVRRNAVAAVVEIFATPDLRFGYAYDHNLNVLNSYRNNSHEISLGYYLRAKKTVMKNPRWF; encoded by the coding sequence ATGCGATATATAAAATTTAACCCCATTGCTGTTTTGCTCCTGATCCTAGCCACTACAGGCTGGGTGAAGGGTCAGCAAAATCCGCAATACAGCCAATATATTTTCAATGGTCTTCATATTAATCCAGGATATGCTGGATACAAGAATGAAGGCTACATTCAAAGTACTTACCGAAGCCAGTGGGTCAACTTCCCTGGAGCACCCAAAACCCTGTCGGTAACTGCCGACTTCAGTGCCAATGAAGGCACGATGGGTTTTGGTGTGTCTTTGGTGGATGATCGAATTGGTCCTACAGTGAATTCAGGTGGATTATTGACTTATGCCTATCGACTTCGAACAGGTTCTAAATCTTTCCTTTCCCTTGGAGTCAGTGGGGGATATTCCAAATATGGGATCGATCCAAGTTTACTTTCAGCGAATGATGACAACGATCCCTTGCTTCCTGAAGGAAAAGTAAGTGTTTCAATTCCAAACCTTAACTCAGGACTGTTTTTCCATTCGGACTATTTCTACGCAGGGTTTAGCGTATACAATATGATTGGAAAAAGTGCTGCTCAACAAGAGGATTTCTCCTTGGCTTATCACGATTTTCATTATTTCCTTACCCTAGGAGGATTGATCGATCTAGGGACTGCCTTGAAAGTGAAGCCTTCTGTATTGGTGAAGCAGGTAAAAGGTAGCCCGACAAATTTCGATTTCAATACGATGTTTTTATTGGGAGAAAAGGTTTGGATCGGTGGTTCCTATCGTTCGAATACCCGAGTGTTTGAAAATAGCCTTCAAAAGGATTTGGTACGCAGAAATGCCGTAGCGGCAGTTGTGGAGATTTTTGCAACTCCAGACTTGCGCTTTGGCTATGCTTATGACCACAACTTGAATGTGTTGAATAGCTACCGAAATAATTCTCATGAGATTTCTCTGGGGTATTATCTGAGAGCTAAGAAAACTGTAATGAAAAATCCTAGATGGTTTTAA
- a CDS encoding OmpA family protein, translating into MMRTIKITLLALVLLGALSENSLGQQNRLQYADKQFELANFQLAASEYAKLFETSPDYLVAKKTALSLDEMYSYAESYEWWKKTVEFEGASKEDYESLIRSGFRSVKEYDAAQDLQGSGYTLEDFEEFSKSGYIESSPFRIYSLQAMDELNTNASDYSISLTNGSRFFASNRGDGVQATKSGLRFDVKGSKFNRNYFKSDGRKYYGIYRQDENGEVKSVSVAGFELYHLSDPQLLSNGKLIFTATPNKLKSRDEVIYPGLFYGTYNAQANEVTDVKPFSFNQTNAYGVISPRIDEQQGRLYFASNISGGQGGYDLYYVTLDSEMNVSEPVNLGPTINSKSNERDAVRVGDNLIFASDRKGGFGGLDVYLAKIKGEDFETPVNMGQPINSVGDDFGFSVPEENKGYLSSDRVGGLGFDDLYAVTWSDRNLKITVIDLEGNSLKEGTNLQLTGDGKETNITKVSEEEILNLTRKGNAYTFTADRPGYFTKNETVTLAKNQEEVTLVMVPIPYELEVYQAIIYYDFDKDFLRELSKEKLDEIKNYMSKHPELNLVIESHTDSRASDKYNQRLSERRAKVVTKYLEEHGISADRVSSAWFSENRLVNDCGDGVPCPAPAHQLNRRSELKLIAFPDRSKHYDLPSGSTGADFKTIESAKSWFTKE; encoded by the coding sequence ATGATGAGAACAATAAAAATTACCCTACTAGCATTAGTCCTCCTAGGGGCCTTGTCGGAAAATTCCCTGGGACAGCAAAATCGCCTTCAATATGCAGACAAGCAGTTTGAATTGGCAAATTTCCAACTAGCAGCAAGCGAATATGCAAAGCTGTTTGAGACTAGTCCTGACTATTTGGTTGCCAAGAAAACAGCCTTGTCTCTGGATGAAATGTATTCCTACGCTGAATCGTATGAGTGGTGGAAAAAGACCGTTGAATTTGAAGGGGCTTCCAAAGAAGATTATGAGTCCTTGATTCGTTCAGGTTTCCGCTCTGTTAAGGAGTATGATGCCGCTCAAGATTTGCAAGGCTCGGGATATACGTTGGAAGATTTTGAAGAGTTTTCAAAATCGGGGTACATCGAGTCCTCTCCATTTAGAATCTACAGCCTGCAGGCCATGGATGAGCTGAATACTAACGCCTCAGATTATAGCATTTCGTTGACTAATGGTTCTCGTTTTTTTGCCAGTAATCGAGGAGATGGGGTTCAAGCTACCAAATCAGGACTTCGATTTGATGTGAAGGGAAGCAAGTTCAACCGAAACTATTTCAAGTCAGATGGTCGAAAGTACTATGGAATCTATCGACAAGATGAAAATGGAGAGGTGAAGTCTGTTTCAGTCGCTGGCTTTGAGCTTTATCATCTTTCAGATCCCCAATTGCTATCTAATGGAAAACTGATTTTCACAGCTACTCCAAATAAGTTAAAAAGCCGTGATGAGGTAATTTATCCAGGCTTGTTTTATGGAACTTATAATGCACAGGCAAACGAGGTGACGGATGTAAAACCATTTTCTTTTAACCAAACAAATGCCTACGGAGTGATCAGTCCTAGAATTGATGAGCAACAAGGAAGGTTATATTTCGCTTCCAATATTTCTGGTGGTCAAGGAGGATACGATTTGTATTACGTCACTTTAGATTCTGAAATGAATGTTTCAGAACCGGTAAACCTTGGTCCAACTATCAATTCCAAATCTAATGAGCGTGACGCGGTACGAGTTGGTGATAATTTAATTTTTGCTTCCGATCGAAAAGGAGGCTTTGGAGGATTGGATGTTTACCTCGCAAAAATTAAAGGGGAAGATTTTGAAACACCAGTAAACATGGGCCAACCGATCAATTCGGTAGGAGATGATTTCGGTTTCTCTGTGCCAGAAGAAAACAAAGGATATCTTTCATCTGATCGAGTAGGAGGTTTGGGTTTTGATGACCTGTATGCTGTTACCTGGTCTGATCGAAATTTGAAAATTACGGTTATTGATTTGGAAGGGAATTCCTTGAAGGAGGGAACAAACCTTCAATTAACCGGGGATGGAAAAGAAACTAACATCACAAAAGTTTCCGAGGAAGAAATACTTAATCTGACTCGTAAAGGAAATGCCTATACGTTTACAGCGGATAGACCAGGTTATTTCACCAAAAATGAGACGGTCACATTAGCCAAAAATCAAGAGGAAGTAACCTTGGTGATGGTTCCAATCCCATATGAATTGGAAGTGTATCAAGCGATTATTTACTATGATTTCGATAAAGATTTCTTGAGAGAATTGAGTAAAGAGAAACTGGATGAGATTAAGAATTACATGAGCAAACATCCAGAATTGAACCTAGTAATTGAATCGCATACTGATTCAAGAGCATCTGATAAGTACAATCAAAGATTGAGTGAACGAAGAGCCAAAGTTGTAACCAAATACTTGGAAGAGCACGGAATAAGTGCAGATCGGGTGAGCTCGGCTTGGTTTAGTGAAAACAGATTGGTAAATGACTGTGGAGATGGCGTTCCATGTCCAGCTCCAGCTCATCAGTTGAACAGACGAAGTGAGTTGAAATTGATCGCATTTCCAGACAGATCAAAGCACTATGATTTACCATCAGGATCAACTGGAGCTGACTTCAAGACCATAGAGTCGGCGAAGAGTTGGTTTACCAAAGAATAA